The following coding sequences are from one Haploplasma axanthum window:
- a CDS encoding DUF6273 domain-containing protein, translating to MEYKVNEIVSFDKYMWRVLEVQDDKVLLLTEEIITKMPYHYTYTETTWENSDIRKYLNTDFYNSFDQKSKELILLNKIINIPNQWYKTDAGADTFDYVFLLDVYDVVAKYFGDSSDRLIRKSEKQRYWFNFRDSNNIKRLAKYKGQNFWWWLRSPGRNNKTAVYIHGNPIGCVGINGNSVFFSSYPPERNGGVRPAIWIKIK from the coding sequence ATGGAATATAAAGTAAATGAAATAGTTAGTTTCGATAAATATATGTGGAGAGTTTTAGAAGTACAAGATGATAAAGTCTTATTATTAACAGAAGAAATAATAACTAAAATGCCTTATCATTATACGTATACTGAAACAACTTGGGAAAACTCAGATATAAGAAAGTATTTAAATACTGATTTTTATAATAGTTTTGATCAAAAATCAAAAGAATTAATACTTTTAAATAAAATTATCAATATACCAAATCAATGGTATAAAACAGATGCAGGAGCTGATACATTTGATTATGTTTTTCTTTTAGATGTTTATGATGTTGTTGCCAAATATTTTGGTGATAGTAGTGATAGACTAATAAGAAAAAGTGAGAAGCAAAGATATTGGTTTAACTTTAGAGATAGTAATAATATAAAAAGACTAGCTAAATACAAAGGGCAAAATTTTTGGTGGTGGCTTAGATCACCTGGAAGAAATAATAAAACTGCAGTTTATATTCATGGAAATCCAATCGGATGTGTTGGTATCAATGGAAATAGTGTATTCTTTAGTAGTTATCCACCAGAGAGAAATGGTGGAGTAAGACCTGCAATATGGATTAAAATAAAATAG